In one window of Chryseobacterium phocaeense DNA:
- the odhB gene encoding 2-oxoglutarate dehydrogenase complex dihydrolipoyllysine-residue succinyltransferase, whose product MSVLEMKVPSPGESITEVEIATWLVKDGDYVEKDQPIAEVDSDKATLELPAEQSGVITLKAEEGDVVQVGQVVCLIDMDAAKPAGASAPAAEAPKQEEAPKAAEPAKQEAPKPAAPAAAAQTYATGAPSPAAKKILDEKGIEAGQVSGSGRDGRITKTDAELAAVPALGGSPLTATGSRSTTTTKLSVLRRKIAQRLVSVKNETAMLTTFNEVDMSEIFRLRKLYKEEFAQKHGVGLGFMSFFTKAVTRALQMYPDVNASIDGDFKVNYDFCDISIAVSGPKGLMVPVLRNAENMSFGSIEANIKDLATKVRDGKITVDEMTGGTFTITNGGTFGSMMSTPIINPPQSAILGMHNIIQRPVAVDGQVVIRPMMYVAMSYDHRIIDGKESVGFLVAVKEGIDNPVEILMGGDERKGLGL is encoded by the coding sequence ATGTCAGTTTTAGAAATGAAAGTTCCTTCACCGGGAGAATCCATTACAGAAGTTGAAATTGCAACTTGGCTTGTGAAAGATGGTGATTATGTAGAAAAAGATCAGCCTATCGCAGAAGTAGACTCAGATAAAGCAACTCTTGAATTACCTGCTGAACAAAGCGGTGTGATTACGCTAAAAGCAGAAGAGGGTGATGTAGTACAGGTTGGCCAGGTAGTTTGTTTAATTGATATGGATGCTGCAAAACCTGCAGGAGCAAGTGCACCTGCTGCTGAAGCTCCAAAACAGGAAGAAGCGCCGAAAGCTGCTGAACCGGCTAAACAGGAGGCTCCAAAACCTGCTGCTCCGGCTGCTGCTGCACAAACTTATGCTACGGGAGCTCCATCTCCTGCTGCTAAAAAGATCCTTGATGAAAAAGGTATCGAAGCCGGACAGGTTTCAGGAAGCGGAAGAGACGGAAGAATCACTAAAACGGATGCAGAACTGGCTGCAGTTCCTGCATTGGGAGGAAGCCCTCTTACAGCAACAGGTTCAAGATCTACAACTACTACCAAGCTTTCAGTTCTAAGAAGAAAAATTGCTCAGAGATTAGTATCTGTAAAGAATGAAACAGCGATGCTGACTACTTTCAATGAAGTGGACATGTCTGAAATCTTCAGATTAAGAAAGCTGTATAAGGAAGAATTCGCTCAGAAACATGGAGTAGGACTTGGTTTCATGTCTTTCTTTACAAAAGCGGTAACAAGAGCCTTACAGATGTATCCGGATGTAAACGCATCTATCGACGGAGATTTCAAAGTAAACTATGATTTCTGTGATATTTCAATAGCAGTTTCAGGTCCTAAAGGATTAATGGTTCCTGTGTTGAGAAATGCAGAAAACATGTCTTTCGGATCTATTGAAGCCAACATTAAGGACCTTGCGACTAAAGTAAGAGACGGGAAGATTACAGTAGATGAAATGACGGGAGGTACATTTACCATTACAAACGGAGGTACTTTCGGATCTATGATGTCTACTCCAATTATCAACCCTCCTCAGTCTGCAATCCTCGGTATGCACAACATTATCCAGAGACCGGTAGCGGTTGACGGGCAGGTGGTGATCAGACCAATGATGTATGTGGCTATGTCTTATGACCACAGAATTATCGACGGAAAAGAGTCTGTAGGATTCCTTGTAGCGGTAAAAGAAGGTATCGACAATCCTGTTGAAATACTAATGGGAGGTGACGAAAGAAAAGGCCTTGGACTATAA
- a CDS encoding 2-oxoglutarate dehydrogenase E1 component has protein sequence MDRFSFLNAAHSQLIEDLYQQYLKFPDSLEPSWKAFFQGFDFALENYGDDDNIQYIQAPANAAPAVQQISQAVAGGEVPEHIKKEFKVVNLIEAYRTRGHLFTKTNPVRERRHYTPTLDIENFGLSKEDLNTKFNCAVETGMKEPATLQELITHLENIYCDSIGVEYTYINNVEEKDFIKKWLQVNENHPSLSANEKTEILLKLNQAVAFENYLHTKFVGQKRFSLEGGETLIPALDQLISRSSQLGVDEVVLGMAHRGRLNVLTNIFGKSYKQIFSEFEGKEFEEDVFSGDVKYHLGSSKIVKTASGEEVAINLTPNPSHLETVAALVEGICRAKIDDKYKGDGSKILPIVIHGDGALAGQGIAYEVAQMMTLEGYRTGGTVHIVVNNQVSFTTNYADARSSTYCTDIAKVTESPVMHVNADDAEAVVHAMHFAADFRAKFGKDVYIDLLGYRKYGHNEGDEPRFTQPNLYKLISKHPNPREIYKDKLLKDSITSNDLIAKMETEFKALLDKDFDASKEIEKNVMDVFMADDWTNYPIGKRGAVQLPVDTKYDLAKLKELAVKMSTLPADKKFINKITRLFENRLKAIDGNSLDWALGEWLAYATLLVEGHNVRISGEDVERGTFSHRHAVVKTEDTEEEYIPLRHISESRFDVYNSHLSEYGVLGFDYGYAMVSPNTLTIWEAQFGDFVNGAQIIVDQYLAAAEEKWKIQDGLVMLLPHGSEGQGAEHSSARLERFLTLCANENMVVANVTSPANYFHLLRRQLKWSFRKPLIVMSPKSLLRHPKVVSPLEDFANGAFQPVLDDPAADAKKVEKLVLCSGKLYFELLAKKEELNCENIALVRLEQLYPLQADAIDAILSKYDSRTQLIWAQEEPENMGAWSYILRNFRDTGIQVVAPVPSGAPAPGSHKMFEKSQNAVINRVFDRDDAPVKRPVTV, from the coding sequence ATGGACAGATTTTCATTCCTAAACGCAGCTCATTCTCAGTTAATTGAGGATTTATACCAACAGTACTTAAAATTCCCGGATTCTTTAGAGCCTTCATGGAAAGCCTTTTTTCAAGGTTTCGATTTTGCTTTGGAGAACTATGGAGATGATGATAACATTCAATACATCCAGGCTCCGGCCAATGCTGCTCCTGCAGTACAGCAAATCTCTCAGGCAGTAGCCGGAGGAGAAGTTCCTGAGCACATCAAGAAAGAGTTTAAGGTAGTTAACCTTATCGAAGCTTACAGAACGAGAGGGCACCTGTTTACCAAAACAAACCCGGTTAGAGAAAGAAGACACTATACACCGACCTTAGACATTGAAAACTTCGGTCTGAGCAAGGAGGATTTAAATACAAAATTCAACTGTGCTGTTGAAACAGGAATGAAAGAGCCTGCCACACTACAGGAACTGATTACTCACCTTGAAAACATCTACTGCGATTCTATCGGGGTGGAATATACATACATCAACAACGTTGAAGAAAAAGATTTCATTAAGAAGTGGCTTCAGGTGAACGAAAATCACCCGAGTCTTTCCGCGAATGAAAAAACTGAGATTTTATTAAAATTAAATCAGGCGGTTGCTTTTGAAAATTATCTTCACACAAAATTTGTAGGCCAGAAAAGATTCTCACTGGAAGGAGGTGAAACGTTGATTCCTGCTTTGGATCAGCTGATTTCAAGATCTTCACAGCTGGGAGTGGATGAAGTGGTATTGGGAATGGCCCACAGAGGAAGACTGAATGTATTGACCAATATTTTCGGAAAATCGTACAAGCAGATCTTCTCGGAATTTGAAGGAAAAGAGTTTGAAGAGGATGTGTTCTCAGGGGATGTTAAATATCACTTAGGATCATCTAAAATTGTAAAAACAGCTTCCGGTGAAGAAGTGGCGATCAACCTTACCCCGAACCCGTCTCACCTTGAAACGGTAGCTGCCCTTGTAGAAGGGATCTGTCGTGCGAAAATTGATGATAAATACAAAGGTGACGGTTCTAAAATCTTACCGATTGTTATTCACGGTGACGGTGCGTTAGCTGGTCAGGGTATTGCTTATGAAGTGGCTCAGATGATGACCCTTGAAGGATACAGAACGGGCGGAACGGTTCATATTGTAGTGAACAACCAGGTTTCCTTTACCACGAACTATGCTGATGCCAGATCTTCCACTTATTGTACAGATATCGCAAAAGTAACGGAATCTCCGGTAATGCACGTTAATGCAGACGATGCCGAAGCAGTGGTTCACGCCATGCATTTCGCAGCAGATTTCAGAGCGAAATTTGGAAAAGATGTTTATATTGACCTTTTAGGATATAGAAAATACGGGCATAACGAAGGTGATGAGCCAAGATTTACGCAGCCTAACCTGTATAAATTAATCTCAAAACACCCGAACCCGAGAGAAATCTACAAAGATAAATTATTGAAGGACAGCATTACGTCCAATGATCTTATCGCAAAAATGGAAACTGAATTCAAAGCGCTTTTAGATAAAGACTTTGATGCTTCCAAAGAGATCGAGAAGAATGTTATGGATGTATTCATGGCGGACGACTGGACCAACTACCCAATCGGGAAAAGGGGGGCTGTTCAGCTTCCTGTAGATACAAAATATGACCTGGCGAAGCTGAAAGAGCTGGCAGTTAAAATGTCAACTCTTCCTGCTGACAAAAAGTTCATCAATAAGATCACGAGATTATTCGAAAACCGTCTGAAGGCTATCGATGGAAATTCACTGGACTGGGCACTTGGAGAATGGCTGGCTTATGCTACGCTTCTTGTAGAAGGGCACAATGTAAGAATATCCGGAGAAGATGTGGAAAGAGGAACATTCTCCCACAGACATGCGGTAGTGAAAACAGAAGATACCGAAGAAGAATATATCCCGTTAAGACATATTTCAGAAAGCCGATTTGATGTATACAACTCGCACCTTTCAGAATATGGGGTATTAGGTTTTGACTATGGATATGCCATGGTTTCCCCTAATACACTGACCATCTGGGAAGCGCAGTTCGGAGACTTTGTGAACGGTGCTCAGATCATCGTAGACCAGTATCTGGCTGCTGCAGAAGAAAAATGGAAAATCCAGGACGGATTGGTGATGTTATTGCCTCACGGTTCAGAAGGTCAGGGGGCAGAACACTCTTCAGCAAGATTAGAAAGATTCTTAACGCTTTGTGCGAACGAAAATATGGTGGTTGCTAATGTGACTTCACCAGCCAACTATTTCCACTTATTAAGAAGACAGCTTAAATGGTCATTCAGAAAACCGTTGATCGTAATGAGCCCTAAATCTTTATTGAGACACCCGAAAGTGGTTTCTCCGCTTGAAGATTTTGCGAATGGTGCATTCCAGCCGGTATTGGATGATCCTGCAGCAGATGCTAAAAAAGTAGAAAAACTGGTGCTTTGTTCCGGTAAATTATACTTCGAGTTATTAGCGAAGAAAGAAGAGCTTAACTGTGAAAATATTGCACTGGTAAGACTGGAGCAGCTGTATCCGCTTCAGGCTGATGCTATAGACGCTATCTTAAGTAAATATGACAGCAGAACACAGTTGATCTGGGCCCAGGAAGAACCTGAAAATATGGGAGCATGGTCTTATATCCTGAGAAACTTCAGAGATACAGGAATCCAGGTAGTAGCTCCGGTACCAAGCGGTGCTCCGGCTCCGGGTAGCCACAAAATGTTTGAGAAGAGCCAGAATGCTGTGATCAACAGAGTTTTCGACAGAGATGATGCACCTGTAAAAAGACCCGTTACCGTATAA
- the apaG gene encoding Co2+/Mg2+ efflux protein ApaG, with product MFSKVTSNIRVSVIPEYDSKNSYPSENRYVFKYNITIENDGSFPIKVLKRKWLIFDVGFGYTEITGDGVIGLTPEVSIGENFSYFSNVMLRSGVGSMSGKYLVKNLDTQETFEIEIPKFNLLSEVLSN from the coding sequence ATGTTCTCAAAAGTGACTTCCAATATCAGAGTTTCAGTAATACCTGAATATGATAGTAAAAACAGTTATCCTTCCGAAAACCGTTACGTTTTTAAGTACAATATTACCATAGAAAATGACGGAAGCTTTCCTATTAAAGTACTGAAAAGGAAATGGCTCATCTTTGATGTAGGTTTTGGATACACAGAAATTACAGGTGATGGTGTGATCGGATTAACACCGGAGGTTTCCATAGGTGAAAATTTCTCTTATTTTTCCAATGTGATGCTCCGGTCCGGAGTAGGCAGTATGAGCGGAAAATACCTTGTTAAAAACCTGGATACCCAAGAAACTTTCGAGATAGAGATCCCAAAATTCAACCTGTTGTCTGAAGTGTTAAGCAACTAG
- a CDS encoding T9SS type A sorting domain-containing protein has product MVSEKSGKNNTSYMLPQNSEMGSPTMTFTPTPGSPATTNMSSPVCGASIWGMIYLTEITPNSFAFWTYGAGANQTCTIPENISFFNQYTNYFAFNSTQHNYQITYSGNTKNLVATNHLGDQAFYDSGVLGTKETTVKNTAVKIYPNPVKNGFIGIEATDSIEWIKVYSSEGKLIQQNSTDDKIDVSSLPKGGYFLEIKSPKGISRHQFLKE; this is encoded by the coding sequence ATGGTATCTGAGAAAAGTGGTAAAAACAATACCTCCTATATGCTTCCCCAGAACAGTGAGATGGGTTCTCCTACGATGACCTTCACTCCCACTCCGGGATCACCGGCAACCACCAACATGAGCAGCCCTGTATGTGGGGCCAGTATCTGGGGGATGATCTATCTGACGGAAATTACACCAAACAGCTTTGCTTTCTGGACCTATGGTGCAGGAGCCAATCAAACATGTACAATCCCTGAAAACATTAGTTTTTTCAATCAATACACGAATTATTTTGCATTCAATTCCACACAGCATAATTACCAGATTACCTATTCGGGAAATACAAAAAATTTAGTCGCTACCAATCATCTTGGAGACCAGGCTTTTTATGACAGCGGAGTTCTGGGAACGAAAGAAACTACAGTAAAAAATACCGCCGTAAAAATTTATCCAAATCCTGTAAAAAATGGTTTTATCGGAATAGAAGCCACTGATAGCATTGAATGGATTAAAGTTTATAGTTCCGAAGGAAAACTCATCCAGCAAAATTCTACAGATGACAAAATAGATGTTTCCAGCCTGCCCAAAGGAGGGTATTTTTTGGAAATCAAATCCCCGAAAGGAATAAGCAGACATCAATTCCTCAAAGAATAA
- a CDS encoding SRPBCC domain-containing protein yields MRFFKITALILVLLVGAYAASMYYFVDENKDFKIEKEIDYPLDKVFSQFNNLQHFTRWNNFFTSSPTIDIDYYTPYEGQGSAISYVDPKNDTDGEMFIRYENPAKSLRYQLFEDRNENPTVVDVQFKPVSAERTKITWHVHTPKLSVLRRVENFWTEDRFAENIDKSMVNLKNVLGNKVEKDNQMASIKYDSLMVENEEDKLLLGINVSASNKKEALYKNIVMNYSKIYNYITMDLGKKDDEFGFPVLITDADNYKDKEVSYFLGIPLSKKFGVTDNNFSFRTVNPSQNYVIYYKGNYEGRIRAVQQLIQKAKKDEMRFGDIRQTFIERPVEGQEVNMKLSLSVFK; encoded by the coding sequence ATGCGTTTTTTTAAAATTACAGCCCTGATTCTTGTTCTGCTGGTAGGAGCTTATGCTGCTTCCATGTATTATTTCGTGGATGAAAATAAAGATTTCAAAATTGAAAAAGAGATTGATTATCCGCTGGATAAGGTCTTTTCCCAGTTTAATAATCTCCAGCATTTCACCCGCTGGAACAATTTTTTCACGAGCTCACCGACTATCGATATAGATTACTATACTCCGTACGAAGGGCAGGGAAGCGCCATCAGCTATGTAGATCCGAAAAATGATACAGACGGGGAAATGTTCATCCGGTATGAAAATCCTGCCAAAAGCCTCAGATACCAGCTTTTTGAAGACAGAAACGAGAACCCTACCGTAGTGGATGTTCAGTTTAAGCCGGTGTCTGCAGAAAGAACAAAAATAACCTGGCATGTGCATACTCCCAAACTTTCTGTGCTGAGAAGGGTGGAGAATTTCTGGACGGAAGACCGGTTCGCAGAAAATATCGATAAAAGCATGGTGAATCTCAAGAACGTGCTGGGCAATAAAGTGGAAAAAGACAACCAGATGGCTTCCATCAAATACGACAGTCTGATGGTGGAAAATGAAGAGGATAAACTGCTTTTGGGGATCAATGTAAGTGCATCCAACAAGAAAGAAGCACTGTACAAAAATATCGTGATGAATTACAGTAAGATTTATAACTATATCACGATGGATCTGGGTAAAAAAGACGATGAATTCGGCTTTCCGGTACTGATCACCGATGCGGATAACTATAAAGACAAAGAGGTTTCCTATTTCCTGGGAATTCCGCTTTCAAAAAAGTTCGGGGTTACGGACAATAATTTCAGTTTCCGGACGGTAAATCCATCCCAAAATTACGTGATCTATTACAAAGGAAATTACGAGGGCAGAATTCGGGCAGTTCAGCAGCTGATTCAGAAGGCGAAAAAAGACGAAATGCGCTTCGGAGATATCCGTCAGACCTTTATTGAACGTCCCGTTGAAGGGCAGGAAGTAAATATGAAGCTCTCATTATCAGTGTTTAAGTAA
- a CDS encoding thioredoxin family protein: MKKLSIIAFLGLSAIGFAQNTTIVPEGRKKDNALLVKADHAELDAKKKAGEEKAKLPKPYDPKSNAEADINTLIAKAKKEGKNVMIQAGGNWCIWCLRFNNFVQTTPELKETVDKNYVYYHLNYSPENKNEKVFSKYVDVKEQLGYPFFIVLDKNGKVVHVLKDSSVLEEGKGYSKEKVKEFFNQWAPKS; the protein is encoded by the coding sequence ATGAAAAAATTGTCAATCATAGCTTTTCTGGGATTAAGCGCCATTGGTTTTGCCCAGAATACTACAATTGTTCCGGAAGGTAGAAAGAAGGATAACGCCCTTCTGGTAAAAGCTGACCATGCAGAACTGGACGCGAAGAAAAAAGCAGGAGAGGAAAAGGCAAAACTTCCCAAGCCGTATGACCCGAAATCCAATGCTGAAGCAGATATCAATACATTAATTGCCAAAGCAAAAAAAGAAGGGAAGAACGTCATGATCCAGGCCGGTGGAAACTGGTGCATCTGGTGTCTCCGTTTTAATAATTTTGTTCAGACCACGCCTGAGTTGAAGGAAACGGTAGATAAGAACTATGTATATTACCATTTGAATTATTCTCCTGAGAATAAAAATGAAAAAGTTTTTTCCAAATATGTTGATGTTAAAGAACAGCTGGGCTATCCGTTTTTTATTGTTCTCGATAAGAACGGAAAAGTGGTTCATGTGTTGAAAGACAGTTCGGTTCTGGAAGAAGGAAAAGGATATAGTAAGGAAAAAGTGAAAGAGTTCTTTAATCAGTGGGCTCCGAAATCATAA
- a CDS encoding aldehyde dehydrogenase: MDIQETVSRQKAFFKTQQTKNIKFRKMYLEKLRDIIMNNENLLYEAIDKDFGKSKFDTFTTEISFVLNDINYYLKNLNSLSKPKKVRTNLVNQIGTSKIHQEPLGCILVIGAWNYPYQLSLSPMIAALAAGNCCILKPSEIAENTMKAMSQLINDNFPPEYLYVYEGGIDETTELLKISFDKIFFTGSTKVGKIVYQAAAENLTPVVLELGGKSPAIVTKDADLEVAAKRIVWGKFLNAGQTCVAPDYLLVEESVQEQFLEMLRKYITEFKYTADSEQYTRIINRKNFDRLIQLIQKDKIYFGGNYDTEKLHIEPTILNPVEWEDDVMQEEIFGPILPVMGFTNFNLVLNTILELEKPLAAYLFTRNSEEKEAFTTKLSFGGGCINDVVMHLGNERLPFGGVGASGMGSYHGPYGFEAFSHQKAILEKATWGEPDIKYPPYSEKKLSWIRKLL, from the coding sequence ATGGACATTCAGGAAACCGTATCCCGCCAGAAAGCATTCTTCAAAACACAGCAGACCAAGAATATCAAGTTCAGGAAAATGTATCTTGAAAAGCTCCGGGATATAATCATGAATAACGAAAATCTTTTGTACGAAGCTATTGACAAGGATTTCGGAAAATCGAAATTCGATACTTTTACAACTGAAATTTCTTTTGTTCTCAACGATATTAATTATTATCTGAAGAATTTGAATTCACTTTCAAAGCCTAAAAAAGTCAGAACAAACCTAGTGAATCAGATCGGGACAAGTAAAATCCATCAGGAACCTCTGGGCTGCATTCTGGTAATAGGTGCCTGGAATTATCCTTATCAACTATCTCTTTCTCCTATGATTGCGGCACTGGCTGCTGGAAACTGCTGTATTCTAAAGCCCAGCGAGATAGCGGAAAATACAATGAAAGCAATGTCCCAACTTATCAATGACAATTTTCCTCCAGAGTACCTCTATGTGTACGAAGGCGGTATTGATGAAACCACGGAACTTTTAAAAATCTCATTTGACAAGATATTTTTTACAGGAAGTACAAAAGTCGGGAAGATTGTATACCAAGCAGCTGCAGAAAATTTAACGCCTGTCGTTTTGGAATTAGGTGGAAAATCTCCCGCCATTGTCACCAAAGATGCCGATCTTGAGGTTGCAGCCAAAAGAATCGTGTGGGGAAAATTCCTCAATGCCGGACAGACCTGTGTAGCCCCCGATTATCTGCTTGTGGAAGAGTCCGTTCAGGAACAGTTTCTGGAAATGCTTAGAAAATACATCACAGAATTTAAATATACTGCAGATTCTGAACAATACACCAGAATTATTAACCGTAAAAATTTTGACCGGCTGATCCAACTGATCCAGAAGGATAAAATTTATTTCGGCGGAAATTATGATACTGAAAAACTCCATATAGAACCAACCATCCTTAATCCTGTTGAGTGGGAAGATGATGTGATGCAGGAAGAGATCTTCGGACCGATACTTCCGGTGATGGGTTTCACCAATTTTAACCTGGTTCTCAATACTATCCTTGAGCTGGAAAAACCTCTGGCGGCCTATCTTTTCACCCGGAATTCAGAGGAAAAAGAGGCGTTTACAACGAAATTATCTTTTGGCGGCGGGTGCATCAATGATGTGGTTATGCATCTGGGCAACGAGCGGCTGCCGTTTGGAGGTGTCGGTGCTTCGGGCATGGGAAGTTATCATGGACCGTATGGTTTTGAAGCCTTTTCGCATCAGAAAGCCATCCTTGAGAAAGCAACCTGGGGCGAACCTGATATAAAATACCCACCTTATTCTGAAAAGAAATTAAGCTGGATCAGGAAACTGCTGTAA
- a CDS encoding glycosyltransferase family 2 protein translates to MSKKLAVVILNWNGKNWLEKFLPSVIRFSENSDIYVIDNLSTDDSVAFVQKQFPVVKIVKNTKNYGFAGGYNEGLKEIKNEYYCLLNSDVEVTENWINPVLDLFEKDSSIAAIQPKILSFDHKNKFEFAGAGGGLIDNLGYPYCRGRVFDDLEEDYGQYDDETEIFWASGCSFFVRSKDFWEQKGFDERFFAHQEEIDLCWRFINSGKKIFYTGKSRVYHVGGGTLNKQSAQKTYLNIRNNLSMMLKNLPFPRLVWLIFFRLCLDGIAGIYFGLKNGFPHLWAVVRAHFGFYAQLPGTWKLRQQHQKTEFYQSEWLIFKYFLGGRK, encoded by the coding sequence ATGTCTAAAAAATTAGCCGTTGTTATCCTGAACTGGAATGGTAAAAACTGGCTTGAGAAATTTCTTCCCAGTGTTATCCGCTTTTCTGAAAATTCAGATATTTATGTAATCGACAATCTTTCCACGGATGATTCTGTAGCGTTTGTGCAGAAGCAATTCCCTGTTGTAAAAATAGTTAAAAACACTAAGAATTATGGTTTTGCAGGCGGTTACAATGAAGGTTTAAAAGAAATTAAAAACGAATATTACTGCCTCCTCAATTCGGATGTGGAGGTTACTGAAAACTGGATCAATCCTGTATTGGACCTGTTTGAGAAAGATTCTTCCATTGCCGCTATACAGCCTAAAATTTTATCTTTTGATCATAAAAACAAATTTGAATTTGCCGGTGCAGGAGGTGGCCTTATCGATAATCTGGGTTATCCTTACTGCCGTGGGCGTGTATTTGATGATTTGGAAGAAGACTACGGACAGTATGATGATGAAACGGAGATTTTCTGGGCATCAGGCTGCAGTTTTTTTGTCCGGTCAAAGGATTTCTGGGAACAAAAGGGATTTGATGAGCGGTTTTTTGCCCATCAGGAAGAAATTGATCTTTGCTGGCGGTTCATTAATTCCGGGAAGAAAATTTTCTATACCGGAAAATCCAGGGTCTATCATGTAGGTGGCGGAACCCTGAACAAGCAGAGCGCGCAGAAAACCTATCTGAACATCAGAAATAACCTTTCCATGATGCTGAAAAACCTTCCCTTTCCAAGATTGGTTTGGTTAATTTTTTTCAGATTGTGTTTAGACGGAATTGCAGGAATCTATTTTGGCCTGAAAAACGGATTTCCACACCTTTGGGCGGTTGTAAGGGCCCATTTTGGATTTTATGCCCAGCTTCCCGGAACATGGAAACTGCGTCAGCAGCATCAGAAAACTGAATTCTACCAATCGGAATGGCTGATTTTTAAGTATTTTTTAGGTGGCAGGAAATAG
- a CDS encoding 3'-5' exonuclease, whose amino-acid sequence MDFCAIDFETATHEKSSACEMGICVVQDSKIVETRTWLIKPPSFPYFSRFNIDVHGITPEDVKDAPTFDEIWYEAEEMMYGSLMIAHNASFDAGVLRGCFQHYGMFTPKLNYLCSIQLAKKSWNYLPRYGLKHLAEHHQISLNHHRAGDDAEACAKISLLAFEKLIITENEEIHDSFLNRYIKKL is encoded by the coding sequence ATGGACTTCTGCGCAATAGATTTTGAAACGGCAACACATGAAAAAAGCTCGGCATGCGAGATGGGAATTTGCGTGGTTCAGGATTCCAAAATCGTGGAAACGAGGACCTGGCTGATCAAACCACCCAGTTTCCCTTATTTCAGCAGATTCAATATTGACGTTCATGGAATTACTCCTGAAGATGTAAAGGATGCGCCTACCTTTGATGAAATATGGTATGAAGCGGAGGAAATGATGTACGGAAGCCTCATGATTGCCCACAATGCAAGCTTCGATGCAGGTGTTTTAAGGGGCTGCTTTCAACATTACGGGATGTTTACCCCAAAACTGAATTATCTGTGCAGCATACAGCTGGCTAAAAAATCTTGGAATTACCTTCCCAGATACGGACTGAAACACCTGGCAGAGCATCACCAGATCAGCCTGAATCACCACCGGGCGGGTGACGATGCGGAAGCTTGTGCAAAAATTTCACTCCTGGCTTTTGAAAAATTAATTATCACCGAAAATGAAGAAATACATGATTCTTTTTTAAACAGATATATTAAAAAACTATAA
- a CDS encoding lysophospholipid acyltransferase family protein, translating to MNFLIKILYFISKLPLKVLYIFSDVIFFLNYYLVGYRKKVITQNLRNSFPEKSEEEITGIRKKFYLNFSDYLVETIKSFSISETEARVRMQHINQELFHEAKAEGKNIILLAGHVFNWEWINALATIIPQKHCHPVYRKVNSDFWENQMKKVRNKFGNEALEANEVIMNIFRSKNDGESAYMFVADQTPHVAHVNYGLEFLNQRTPAFIGYDKLATRMDLAFIYCEMKKVKRGYYQVNYHRIYPDGEKFTEHEVVNKFHKLLENTLHKSPDNYLWSHRKWKYQSSIKTFDGDKK from the coding sequence ATGAATTTCCTTATCAAAATATTATATTTCATTTCAAAACTTCCGCTTAAAGTATTGTATATTTTTTCGGACGTTATATTTTTCCTGAATTATTATCTTGTAGGCTACCGGAAAAAGGTAATTACTCAAAATCTTCGTAATTCTTTTCCCGAAAAATCTGAAGAAGAAATCACGGGCATCAGAAAGAAATTCTATCTTAATTTCTCAGACTATCTGGTAGAGACCATAAAATCTTTCAGTATTTCTGAAACGGAAGCACGCGTAAGAATGCAGCATATCAACCAGGAACTGTTTCATGAAGCAAAAGCAGAAGGCAAAAACATTATCCTGCTGGCCGGGCATGTCTTTAACTGGGAATGGATCAATGCGCTTGCTACCATTATCCCGCAGAAACACTGCCATCCTGTTTACAGAAAAGTCAACAGCGATTTCTGGGAAAACCAGATGAAAAAAGTAAGAAACAAATTCGGAAATGAAGCACTGGAGGCCAATGAGGTGATTATGAACATCTTCCGATCTAAAAATGACGGTGAATCTGCCTATATGTTTGTAGCTGATCAGACGCCCCATGTAGCGCACGTTAATTACGGGCTGGAATTCCTGAACCAGAGAACTCCTGCATTCATCGGGTATGATAAGCTGGCTACCAGAATGGACCTTGCCTTTATTTACTGCGAAATGAAGAAGGTAAAACGGGGCTATTACCAGGTAAATTACCACAGAATTTATCCGGACGGAGAAAAATTCACAGAACATGAAGTGGTCAACAAATTCCATAAGCTTCTTGAAAACACCCTTCATAAAAGTCCCGACAACTATCTTTGGTCACACAGAAAATGGAAATATCAAAGCTCCATTAAAACTTTTGATGGCGATAAAAAATAA